One part of the Anaeromyxobacter sp. Fw109-5 genome encodes these proteins:
- a CDS encoding homogentisate 1,2-dioxygenase gives MLDRIVQGAVPRKHHIAFRDPDGRLLHEEAFTRAGFDGAYTLAYHRHRPHATHAAEVRHGWTLPRAAPPRGLLKRHYRTQELPLPAGPAVDARVPLLFNADVVVGLATPSAEDPVYLSNGDGDDLFFVLEGGGLLRTPLGDLRFAQDDYVYVPKGLLHRFVPGAGPQRWLSLEFPGGLHLPSQWRNETGQLRMDAPYSHRDFRRVEWTGPLDEGIRELLVKRAGAFHAFRYDESPLDVVGWDGAVYPFAFPILNFQPRAGLVHLPPTWHGTFAARGALVCSFVPRVVDFHPEAIPCPYPHASPDVDEILFYVRGEFTSRRGVGPGSISHHPAGVMHGPHPGAYEGSIGARTTSELAVMLDCYLPLAATPAALGIEDPGYQESFVR, from the coding sequence ATGCTCGACCGGATCGTGCAGGGCGCGGTCCCGCGGAAGCACCACATCGCCTTCCGCGATCCCGACGGGCGCCTCCTGCACGAGGAGGCCTTCACGCGCGCCGGGTTCGACGGTGCGTACACCCTCGCCTACCACCGGCACCGGCCCCACGCGACGCACGCCGCCGAGGTCCGTCACGGCTGGACGCTGCCGCGGGCGGCGCCGCCGCGCGGTCTCCTGAAGCGCCACTACCGCACGCAGGAGCTCCCCCTGCCCGCGGGGCCGGCGGTGGACGCGCGCGTCCCGCTCCTCTTCAACGCGGACGTGGTCGTCGGCCTCGCCACGCCGAGCGCGGAGGATCCGGTCTACCTCTCGAACGGCGACGGCGACGACCTCTTCTTCGTCCTCGAGGGAGGCGGGCTCTTGCGCACGCCGCTCGGCGACCTGCGCTTCGCGCAGGACGACTACGTCTACGTGCCGAAGGGGCTCCTCCACCGCTTCGTGCCGGGCGCGGGTCCGCAGCGCTGGCTCTCCCTCGAGTTCCCGGGCGGCCTCCACCTGCCCTCCCAGTGGCGCAACGAGACCGGCCAGCTCCGCATGGACGCGCCCTACTCCCACCGCGACTTCCGCCGCGTCGAGTGGACGGGCCCGCTCGACGAGGGGATCCGCGAGCTCCTCGTCAAGCGCGCCGGGGCTTTCCACGCCTTCCGCTACGACGAGTCGCCGCTCGACGTGGTGGGCTGGGACGGCGCCGTGTACCCGTTCGCCTTTCCCATCCTGAACTTCCAGCCGCGCGCCGGGCTCGTGCACCTGCCGCCCACCTGGCACGGCACCTTCGCCGCCCGCGGCGCGCTGGTGTGCTCGTTCGTCCCGCGCGTGGTGGACTTCCACCCCGAGGCGATCCCCTGCCCCTACCCGCACGCCTCGCCGGACGTGGACGAGATCCTGTTCTACGTCCGCGGGGAGTTCACCTCCCGGCGCGGCGTGGGCCCCGGCTCGATCTCGCACCACCCCGCGGGCGTGATGCACGGGCCGCACCCGGGCGCCTACGAGGGCTCGATCGGCGCCCGCACCACGAGCGAGCTCGCGGTCATGCTCGACTGCTACCTCCCGCTCGCCGCGACCCCCGCCGCGCTGGGGATCGAGGACCCCGGCTACCAGGAGAGCTTCGTGCGCTGA
- a CDS encoding CoA-binding protein produces the protein MRGIALDAAREFLARKRIAVVGVSRNEKDFSREVLRALVKAGYDAVPVNPALEMAEGRTCYPHVQDAKPPVEAALLLTPPAQTEEVVRDCARAGVRHVWMHRGMGAGSASAEALRYCDAQGISVVTDLCPFMALQGSGFPHGLHARLRTRFGRPRLATA, from the coding sequence ATGCGTGGGATCGCGCTGGATGCCGCCCGCGAGTTCCTGGCCCGCAAGCGCATCGCGGTGGTCGGGGTCTCGCGGAACGAGAAGGACTTCAGCAGGGAGGTGCTCCGCGCCCTCGTGAAGGCCGGCTACGACGCCGTGCCGGTGAACCCCGCGCTCGAGATGGCGGAGGGCCGGACCTGCTATCCGCACGTGCAGGACGCGAAGCCCCCGGTGGAGGCGGCGCTGCTCCTCACGCCGCCGGCGCAGACCGAGGAGGTGGTCCGCGACTGCGCGCGGGCCGGCGTGCGTCACGTGTGGATGCACCGCGGGATGGGAGCGGGTTCTGCGAGCGCGGAGGCGCTCCGGTACTGCGACGCCCAGGGGATCTCGGTGGTGACGGATCTCTGTCCGTTCATGGCGCTCCAGGGGAGCGGCTTCCCGCACGGCCTCCACGCGCGGCTGCGCACGCGCTTCGGGCGGCCGCGCCTCGCGACGGCGTGA
- the alr gene encoding alanine racemase, giving the protein MVTDPSQWGGRPVWAEIDLDALAHNVRLLAARAAPSKLYAVVKANAYGHGAIAVGRAALAAGASALAVVCVDEAEELRRGGVDAPILVIGYTPPADAARVVALDLRPTVASADVAEALAVAAKRRGVPVAVHLELETGLNRHGLTPDALVALATRLRAMPELRVEGLFTHFAAAEEGDQRFTRRQFDVLRDVSARLSWIPERHCAASASLLLDHEMALEVVRAGLSMYGYRPAPWCGTDADLRPVLSLRARVARVLEVERGATVGYGRTWAAARPSRVALVMCGYADGYRRSLGNRAHLLVRGRRAPVVGRVAMDMCMVDVTAVPEVRAGDVATLLGRDGEERVDADELASLADTISWEILAGITARVPRLYLRGGVVESVSTLAERVPLAPG; this is encoded by the coding sequence ATGGTCACGGACCCTTCCCAGTGGGGCGGCCGGCCGGTCTGGGCGGAGATCGACCTGGACGCCCTCGCCCACAACGTCCGCCTGCTCGCCGCCCGCGCCGCGCCCTCCAAGCTGTACGCGGTGGTGAAGGCGAACGCCTACGGGCACGGCGCGATCGCGGTGGGCCGGGCGGCCCTCGCCGCGGGCGCCTCAGCGCTCGCCGTCGTCTGCGTGGACGAGGCGGAGGAGCTCCGCCGCGGCGGGGTGGACGCCCCCATCCTGGTCATCGGGTACACGCCGCCCGCGGACGCCGCGCGGGTGGTGGCGCTCGACCTCCGGCCGACCGTGGCCTCCGCCGACGTCGCCGAGGCGCTGGCCGTCGCCGCCAAGCGGCGGGGCGTCCCGGTCGCGGTGCACCTCGAGCTCGAGACCGGCCTCAACCGGCATGGCCTCACGCCGGACGCGCTCGTGGCGCTGGCGACGCGCCTGCGCGCCATGCCCGAGCTGCGGGTGGAGGGCCTCTTCACGCACTTCGCCGCCGCCGAGGAGGGCGATCAGCGCTTCACGCGCCGCCAGTTCGACGTCCTGCGCGACGTCTCCGCGAGGCTCTCCTGGATCCCGGAGCGCCACTGCGCCGCGTCGGCGAGCCTGCTGCTCGACCACGAGATGGCGCTCGAGGTGGTGCGGGCCGGCCTGTCGATGTACGGCTACCGCCCCGCCCCGTGGTGCGGCACCGACGCGGACCTGCGCCCGGTGCTCTCGCTGCGCGCCCGGGTGGCGCGCGTCCTCGAGGTCGAGCGCGGCGCGACCGTCGGCTACGGGCGGACCTGGGCGGCGGCGCGACCTTCGCGCGTGGCCCTCGTCATGTGCGGCTACGCCGACGGCTACCGCCGCTCCCTCGGGAACCGCGCCCACCTGCTCGTGCGCGGCCGCCGCGCGCCGGTCGTCGGCCGCGTCGCCATGGACATGTGCATGGTGGACGTGACCGCCGTCCCCGAGGTGCGCGCGGGCGACGTCGCGACGCTCCTCGGGCGGGACGGCGAGGAGCGCGTGGACGCGGACGAGCTGGCGTCGCTCGCCGACACCATCTCGTGGGAGATCCTCGCCGGCATCACCGCGCGCGTGCCGCGGCTCTACCTGCGCGGCGGCGTGGTGGAGTCGGTCTCCACGCTCGCCGAGCGCGTGCCGCTCGCGCCGGGGTAG
- a CDS encoding SMP-30/gluconolactonase/LRE family protein yields the protein MIATARAVLLLPLFVTLACRHGTTAPAADPAGTRLDASDADPGRLYVRAWSQNGGGDADGALATLRQLDARGWDVPLDPRDFPGLADRAEWRAIAERAAARAPRTAQAPVAVTLQEPGLVAEGIAADPRDGALYVGSIRLRKIVRVAPDGTVRDAVPSATGGLGRVLGLKIDAERGLLWAAANRGDAGTATGRGTVSGVYAFDLETWAPVRAVTIDGAGHLLNDVALGADGTVFVTDSEAGAVYRLVPGASSLAEVVAEGTFVYANGIAFAEGRLLVADALGLWEVNPQGGGGAPRRLAGPPGFPLGGIDGLSAQGRTLVAVQNGLGTPRIVRLELAAGAGRVERAWVLEAANPLWHLPTTGALARGAFLYIGNSHVDGWKDSTIDPAGMVETRLHRLEIAVDEPARAPAP from the coding sequence GTGATCGCGACCGCCCGCGCCGTCCTGCTCCTGCCCCTCTTCGTCACCCTCGCCTGCCGCCACGGTACGACCGCCCCGGCGGCCGATCCTGCGGGGACTCGACTCGACGCGAGCGACGCGGATCCCGGCAGGCTGTACGTGCGGGCATGGAGCCAGAACGGGGGCGGCGATGCGGACGGCGCGCTCGCCACGCTCCGCCAGCTCGACGCCCGCGGATGGGACGTCCCGCTCGACCCGCGCGACTTCCCCGGCCTCGCCGATCGCGCGGAGTGGCGCGCGATCGCGGAGCGGGCGGCGGCCCGGGCGCCGCGCACGGCCCAGGCGCCGGTCGCGGTCACCCTGCAGGAGCCCGGCCTCGTCGCCGAGGGGATCGCCGCCGATCCCCGGGACGGGGCCCTGTACGTCGGGAGCATCCGCCTGCGCAAGATCGTCCGCGTCGCTCCCGACGGGACGGTGCGCGACGCGGTCCCGAGCGCGACGGGCGGGCTCGGGCGCGTCCTCGGGCTGAAGATCGACGCCGAACGCGGGCTCCTCTGGGCCGCGGCGAACCGCGGCGACGCGGGGACGGCAACCGGCCGGGGCACCGTATCGGGCGTTTACGCGTTCGACCTCGAGACCTGGGCGCCCGTCCGGGCGGTGACCATCGACGGTGCGGGGCACCTGCTCAACGACGTGGCTCTCGGCGCCGACGGAACCGTGTTCGTGACGGACAGCGAGGCCGGCGCGGTGTACCGGCTCGTCCCGGGCGCGAGCTCGCTCGCGGAGGTGGTCGCCGAGGGGACCTTCGTCTACGCGAACGGGATCGCGTTCGCCGAGGGGCGGCTCCTCGTCGCCGACGCCCTCGGCCTCTGGGAGGTGAACCCGCAGGGTGGTGGTGGCGCCCCGCGTCGCCTCGCCGGGCCGCCCGGCTTCCCGCTCGGCGGGATCGACGGGCTCTCGGCGCAGGGGCGGACGCTCGTCGCGGTGCAGAACGGGCTCGGCACCCCTCGCATCGTCCGGCTGGAGCTCGCCGCCGGCGCGGGGCGCGTGGAGCGCGCCTGGGTCCTCGAGGCCGCGAACCCGCTCTGGCACCTGCCGACGACCGGCGCCCTCGCGCGAGGGGCCTTCCTCTACATCGGCAACAGCCACGTGGACGGCTGGAAGGACTCGACGATCGATCCGGCCGGCATGGTGGAGACGAGGCTCCACAGGCTGGAGATCGCGGTGGACGAGCCCGCTCGCGCCCCCGCCCCCTGA
- a CDS encoding DEAD/DEAH box helicase — translation MSTTSFAELHLSPEALAALRRAGFEHPTPIQAQAIPPALAGKDVIGTAATGTGKTAAFLLPLIDRLAGKPGTRALVLAPTRELALQIGEELERFGHARRVRGAVIIGGVGMAQQAEALRQKREIVIATPGRLVDHLEQGNARLDGIEALVLDEADRMLDMGFKPQLDRILRRLPKQRQTLLFSATMAGEVADFARAHLRDPVRVEVARSGTTAARAEQQVFLADQHEKLPLLLTLLERDGDSTLIFTRTKRRADKIWKHIGRAGHKVARIHADRSQAQRRMALDGFKDGTYRVLVATDIAARGIDVAEIGHVVNFDLPHVPEDYVHRVGRTARAAASGRASSFSAPDERDLLHAIERLTRAVLPRAPVPRDAETFQSELKRAAAAQADPGPAQPRHRTSQPAAPRARRRAEARPQHAVRSKSGGASAAGGAGGEGGGGSKPRLVGSWSGGSKRRR, via the coding sequence TTGTCGACGACGTCTTTCGCCGAGCTGCACCTTTCCCCCGAGGCGCTCGCCGCGCTGCGGCGCGCCGGCTTCGAGCACCCCACGCCCATCCAGGCCCAGGCCATCCCGCCGGCGCTCGCCGGCAAGGACGTCATCGGCACCGCCGCCACGGGCACGGGCAAGACGGCGGCGTTCCTCCTTCCTCTGATCGACCGCCTCGCCGGCAAGCCCGGCACGCGCGCCCTCGTGCTCGCGCCGACGCGCGAGCTGGCCCTGCAGATCGGCGAGGAGCTGGAGCGCTTCGGCCACGCCCGGCGCGTGCGGGGGGCGGTGATCATCGGCGGCGTCGGCATGGCGCAGCAGGCGGAGGCCCTCCGGCAGAAGCGCGAGATCGTCATCGCCACCCCCGGCCGGCTCGTCGACCACCTCGAGCAGGGCAACGCGCGCCTCGACGGCATCGAGGCGCTCGTGCTCGACGAGGCGGACCGGATGCTCGACATGGGGTTCAAGCCGCAGCTCGACCGCATCCTGCGCCGGCTCCCCAAGCAGCGCCAGACGCTCCTGTTCTCCGCGACGATGGCCGGCGAGGTGGCGGACTTCGCCCGCGCGCACCTGCGCGACCCGGTCCGCGTGGAGGTCGCGCGCAGCGGCACCACCGCCGCGCGCGCCGAGCAGCAGGTGTTCCTGGCGGATCAGCACGAGAAGCTCCCGCTCCTGCTCACGCTGCTCGAGCGCGACGGCGACTCGACCCTGATCTTCACCCGCACGAAGCGGCGCGCGGACAAGATCTGGAAGCACATCGGCCGCGCCGGCCACAAGGTCGCCCGCATCCACGCCGACCGCTCCCAGGCGCAGCGGCGCATGGCGCTCGACGGCTTCAAGGACGGCACCTACCGCGTGCTCGTCGCGACCGACATCGCCGCGCGCGGCATCGACGTGGCCGAGATCGGCCACGTCGTGAACTTCGACCTGCCCCACGTGCCGGAGGACTACGTCCACCGCGTCGGGCGGACGGCGCGGGCCGCCGCGAGCGGCCGCGCCTCGAGCTTCTCCGCGCCGGACGAGCGCGACCTCCTGCACGCCATCGAGCGGCTCACGCGCGCGGTGCTCCCGCGCGCCCCGGTGCCCCGGGACGCGGAGACGTTCCAGTCGGAGCTGAAGCGCGCCGCGGCGGCGCAGGCGGACCCGGGGCCGGCCCAGCCGCGCCACCGGACCTCGCAGCCCGCGGCCCCGCGCGCTCGCCGGCGCGCCGAGGCTCGCCCGCAGCACGCCGTGCGCTCGAAGTCCGGCGGCGCCTCCGCCGCCGGCGGAGCGGGCGGAGAGGGCGGTGGGGGCTCGAAGCCGCGGCTCGTCGGGTCGTGGAGCGGCGGCTCCAAGCGGCGCCGTTGA
- a CDS encoding CBS domain-containing protein encodes MLCREVMKSEVETFRETDSVLAVALRMREVNIGFVPICDADGHPLGALTDRDIALRVCGEDRRASETRTGAVMTREIITCRESDPIEAAEELMARYRKSRMMIVDEDGRLVGVISLSDVVEEEDDRRAAETMRQISEREIHP; translated from the coding sequence ATGCTGTGCCGGGAGGTCATGAAGAGCGAGGTCGAGACGTTCCGCGAGACCGACTCCGTCCTCGCCGTCGCGCTTCGCATGCGCGAGGTGAACATCGGCTTCGTCCCCATCTGCGACGCCGACGGGCACCCGCTGGGCGCCCTGACGGACCGTGACATCGCCCTGCGGGTGTGCGGCGAGGACCGCCGCGCCAGCGAGACGCGCACGGGAGCGGTGATGACGCGGGAGATCATCACCTGCCGGGAGAGCGATCCCATCGAGGCCGCCGAGGAGCTCATGGCGCGCTACCGGAAGTCGCGGATGATGATCGTGGACGAGGACGGCCGGCTGGTGGGCGTCATCAGCCTCTCCGACGTGGTCGAGGAGGAGGACGATCGGCGCGCCGCCGAGACGATGCGGCAGATCTCCGAGCGGGAGATCCACCCGTAG
- a CDS encoding CotH kinase family protein, which yields MGAPTLDPPFVQPPGEPPPPPPSTVSYPLACADLYADGALPTFEIEISEADWAALEQDRLEGEEIYYPVVFRHEGEVVTNAMMRLRGGNSRCGDKAQFAIAFNQVDPRGRFHGLRRLNLDHGGCRLLHERLAMSFMRDLGVPAPCVNNARLVVNGRYYGLFVNLEHVNQDFLERSFGEEGDDGNLYKGGLYLRTNEQAADYSGLEAYRSAPDVASLAALADLEASIREWAGEAVLPVHDNYWSDGWNYYLYDHPTRGFLFIPNDIDMPFTTAASQPILPAALQYPAGMVLADPVWRARFDEAVRRAIAAYDTDAFDERIDRWWAQIAGAAAEDPHAIYTAGDAEELRWRVHVRREWLLEVADDPAAW from the coding sequence ATGGGCGCTCCGACGCTCGACCCTCCCTTCGTGCAGCCGCCGGGAGAGCCGCCCCCGCCCCCACCCTCCACGGTCAGCTATCCGCTCGCGTGCGCCGACCTGTACGCGGACGGCGCGTTGCCGACGTTCGAGATCGAGATCTCGGAGGCCGACTGGGCCGCCCTCGAGCAGGATCGCCTCGAGGGCGAGGAGATCTACTACCCGGTGGTCTTCCGCCACGAGGGCGAGGTCGTGACGAACGCGATGATGCGGCTGCGCGGCGGGAACTCGCGCTGCGGCGACAAGGCCCAGTTCGCGATCGCGTTCAACCAGGTCGACCCGCGCGGACGGTTTCACGGGCTTCGCCGCCTGAACCTGGATCACGGCGGCTGCCGGCTGCTGCACGAGCGGCTCGCGATGTCGTTCATGCGCGACCTGGGAGTGCCGGCGCCCTGCGTGAACAACGCGCGGCTCGTCGTGAACGGCCGCTACTACGGCCTGTTCGTCAACCTCGAGCACGTGAACCAGGACTTCCTCGAGCGGAGCTTCGGCGAGGAGGGAGACGACGGCAACCTGTACAAGGGCGGCCTGTATCTCCGCACGAACGAGCAGGCGGCGGACTACTCCGGGCTCGAGGCCTATCGCTCGGCCCCCGACGTCGCGTCGCTCGCGGCGCTCGCCGACCTCGAGGCGTCGATCCGGGAGTGGGCGGGCGAGGCGGTGCTGCCGGTCCACGACAACTACTGGAGCGACGGCTGGAACTACTACCTGTACGACCACCCCACGCGTGGCTTCCTGTTCATCCCGAACGACATCGACATGCCGTTCACGACGGCGGCGTCGCAGCCGATCCTGCCGGCCGCGCTGCAGTACCCGGCCGGCATGGTGCTCGCGGATCCGGTCTGGCGGGCACGCTTCGACGAGGCCGTCCGGCGCGCGATCGCGGCGTACGACACCGACGCGTTCGACGAGCGAATCGATCGCTGGTGGGCGCAGATCGCCGGCGCCGCCGCGGAGGACCCGCACGCGATCTACACCGCCGGCGACGCGGAGGAGCTGAGGTGGAGGGTCCACGTCCGCCGAGAGTGGCTCCTGGAGGTCGCCGACGATCCCGCGGCGTGGTAG
- a CDS encoding acyl-ACP desaturase: MPLYAELFRSLERARWSLADDVPWDRFEPAALSDEQALTIKMNAITEWSALPATEMFLRDNRDDSDFSAFMSIWFYEEQKHALVLMEYLRRFRPELLPTEDELHAVRFEFDPAPPLETLMLHFCGEVRLTQWYRRAAAWHAEPVIRHVYGLVSEDEARHAGAYLKYMRRALERDGDTARAAFAKIGVLMASGGRGGKPLHPTNLHVSRALFPNDTVQSRLPDPEWLERWLDEQLRFDAECEQRVVRAILRSLSALFGETFETVRDLNRFRKARAGDARPAMA, translated from the coding sequence ATGCCCCTGTACGCCGAACTCTTCCGCTCGCTGGAGCGCGCCCGCTGGAGCCTCGCCGACGACGTGCCCTGGGATCGCTTCGAGCCCGCGGCGCTGAGCGACGAGCAGGCGCTCACCATCAAGATGAACGCCATCACGGAGTGGTCGGCCCTGCCGGCGACGGAGATGTTCCTGCGCGACAACCGCGACGACAGCGACTTCTCCGCCTTCATGTCCATCTGGTTCTACGAGGAGCAGAAGCACGCCCTGGTGCTCATGGAGTACCTGCGCCGCTTTCGCCCGGAGCTCCTGCCCACCGAGGACGAGCTCCACGCCGTCCGCTTCGAGTTCGATCCGGCGCCGCCGCTGGAGACGCTGATGCTCCACTTCTGCGGGGAGGTGCGGCTCACCCAGTGGTACCGGCGCGCGGCGGCGTGGCACGCCGAGCCGGTGATCCGCCACGTGTACGGCCTCGTCTCCGAGGACGAGGCGCGTCACGCCGGCGCGTACCTGAAGTACATGCGCCGCGCGCTCGAGCGCGACGGAGACACGGCGCGCGCGGCGTTCGCGAAGATCGGCGTCCTCATGGCGAGCGGCGGGCGGGGCGGGAAGCCGCTCCACCCCACCAACCTGCACGTGAGCCGCGCGCTGTTCCCGAACGACACCGTCCAGAGCCGCCTCCCCGACCCGGAGTGGCTGGAGCGCTGGCTCGACGAGCAGCTGCGCTTCGACGCCGAGTGCGAGCAGCGCGTGGTGCGCGCGATCCTGCGCAGCCTCTCGGCGCTGTTCGGGGAGACGTTCGAGACGGTCCGCGATCTCAACCGGTTCCGGAAGGCGCGCGCGGGCGACGCGCGGCCGGCGATGGCCTAG
- a CDS encoding pyrimidine/purine nucleoside phosphorylase, with protein sequence MLKHNTYFEGGVQSVGFERNGRRHTVGVVDAGEFHFATDAAERMTVVSGELWAKLPGEAAFRPFASGTVFEVPAKSGFEVKALAPAAYLCEFL encoded by the coding sequence ATGCTCAAGCACAACACGTACTTCGAGGGCGGGGTCCAGAGCGTCGGGTTCGAGCGGAACGGCCGCCGGCACACCGTCGGGGTCGTCGACGCCGGGGAGTTCCACTTCGCGACCGACGCCGCCGAGCGGATGACGGTCGTGTCCGGCGAGCTCTGGGCCAAGCTCCCCGGCGAGGCCGCCTTCCGGCCGTTCGCGTCGGGAACGGTCTTCGAGGTGCCGGCGAAGAGCGGCTTCGAGGTGAAGGCCCTCGCGCCGGCGGCGTATCTCTGCGAGTTCCTCTAG
- a CDS encoding NAD(P)/FAD-dependent oxidoreductase has product MLTWDVIVVGGGHNGLVLAAYLARAGERVLVLEARDRVGGACTTEETWAGFKVSTAAYVVSLFRPEIVRDLELARHGYAVLRRDPSSFTPLPDGRSLTLGPDLARNQREVARFSERDAARLPGYEAQLERIARAIEPSLLETPPDPFSGRPRELLRLARMGARLLRLGADGPAAVEILTGAARDVLDRWFESDALKATLATDAIIGAWASPSTPGTAYVLFHHVMGEVDGARGVWGYVRGGMGALPEAIAAAARAAGAEIRTGARVARIQVRGDAAEGVVLEDGTELYAKRIASSADATRTLLGLVGEEHLPPEVAERARRIDYASGSVKINVALSALPRFRAVPGGGAGPGPEHRGTIHVAPSLDYLERAFDDARAGLPSRAPVLECTLPSVVDESVAPAGKHLMSMFVQYAPFRLAQGSWDEERDRFADRCFAALEEYAPGFTAAVLAREVLAPPDLERRFGLTGGNIFQGAMTLPQLFSMRPLPGFADYRTPIENLYLCGAATHPGGGVMGACGYNAAREMLRDRRRGWPRRP; this is encoded by the coding sequence GTGCTGACCTGGGACGTCATCGTCGTCGGCGGAGGCCACAACGGCCTCGTCCTCGCGGCGTACCTCGCCCGCGCGGGCGAGCGCGTCCTGGTGCTCGAGGCGCGCGACCGCGTGGGCGGCGCCTGCACCACCGAGGAGACCTGGGCGGGCTTCAAGGTGTCCACCGCGGCGTACGTGGTGAGCCTCTTCCGTCCGGAGATCGTGCGCGACCTGGAGCTGGCCCGGCACGGCTACGCGGTGCTGCGCCGCGACCCGTCCTCGTTCACGCCGCTCCCGGACGGCCGCTCGCTGACGCTCGGGCCGGACCTGGCGCGCAACCAGCGCGAGGTGGCGCGGTTCTCGGAGCGCGACGCGGCCCGGCTGCCCGGCTACGAGGCCCAGCTCGAGCGGATCGCGCGCGCCATCGAGCCTTCGCTCCTGGAGACGCCGCCCGATCCGTTCTCGGGGCGGCCGCGCGAGCTCCTGCGCCTCGCGCGGATGGGCGCGCGCCTCCTGCGGCTCGGCGCGGACGGCCCCGCGGCGGTGGAGATCCTCACCGGCGCCGCTCGCGACGTGCTCGACCGCTGGTTCGAGTCGGACGCCCTCAAGGCGACGCTCGCCACCGACGCCATCATCGGCGCCTGGGCCTCGCCGTCGACGCCGGGCACCGCCTACGTGCTCTTCCACCACGTGATGGGCGAGGTGGACGGCGCGCGCGGCGTCTGGGGCTACGTCCGCGGCGGCATGGGCGCCCTCCCGGAGGCGATCGCCGCCGCGGCCCGAGCGGCGGGCGCGGAGATCCGGACCGGCGCGCGCGTCGCGCGCATCCAGGTGCGCGGCGACGCCGCCGAGGGCGTGGTGCTCGAGGACGGGACCGAGCTCTACGCCAAGCGGATCGCCTCCAGCGCGGACGCCACCCGGACGCTCCTCGGGCTGGTGGGGGAGGAACACCTGCCGCCGGAGGTGGCCGAGCGGGCGCGCCGCATCGACTACGCGAGCGGGTCGGTGAAGATCAACGTCGCCCTGTCCGCGCTGCCTCGCTTCCGCGCGGTGCCCGGAGGCGGCGCGGGGCCAGGGCCGGAGCACCGCGGCACCATCCACGTCGCGCCGTCGCTCGACTACCTCGAGCGCGCCTTCGACGACGCGCGCGCGGGGCTGCCGTCGCGCGCGCCGGTGCTCGAGTGCACCCTGCCCTCCGTGGTGGACGAGAGCGTCGCGCCGGCCGGCAAGCACCTCATGTCGATGTTCGTGCAGTACGCGCCCTTCCGGCTCGCGCAGGGGAGCTGGGACGAGGAGCGCGACCGCTTCGCGGACCGCTGCTTCGCGGCCCTGGAGGAGTACGCGCCCGGGTTCACGGCGGCGGTCCTCGCGCGCGAGGTCCTGGCCCCTCCGGATCTCGAGCGGCGGTTCGGCCTCACCGGCGGAAACATCTTCCAGGGCGCGATGACGCTGCCGCAGCTCTTCTCGATGCGCCCGCTGCCGGGGTTCGCGGATTACCGCACCCCGATCGAGAACCTGTACCTCTGCGGCGCCGCCACCCACCCAGGCGGCGGCGTCATGGGGGCCTGCGGGTACAACGCGGCGCGGGAGATGCTGCGGGATCGCCGGCGCGGCTGGCCGCGGCGACCTTGA
- a CDS encoding VOC family protein, whose amino-acid sequence MLGNRHFTAMLPVTDVARARKFYEEKLGLHATRTLDNGDVLFQGDGGEFALYPREAPPKSDHTAMSWEVPDVRAEVKDLRARGVQFEEYPQLKTKEGVAEVGNETCAWFKDPDGNILCIHHHA is encoded by the coding sequence ATGCTGGGGAATCGTCACTTCACGGCCATGTTGCCGGTCACCGACGTCGCCCGCGCCCGGAAGTTCTACGAGGAGAAGCTGGGGCTGCACGCGACCCGGACGCTGGACAACGGGGACGTGCTGTTCCAGGGAGACGGCGGTGAGTTCGCGCTCTATCCGCGGGAGGCGCCGCCGAAGTCGGATCACACCGCGATGTCGTGGGAGGTGCCCGACGTTCGCGCCGAGGTGAAGGACCTGCGGGCGCGCGGCGTGCAGTTCGAGGAGTACCCGCAGCTGAAGACGAAGGAGGGCGTCGCCGAGGTCGGCAACGAGACCTGCGCCTGGTTCAAGGACCCGGACGGCAACATCCTCTGCATCCACCACCACGCGTGA